The following proteins come from a genomic window of Leguminivora glycinivorella isolate SPB_JAAS2020 chromosome 6, LegGlyc_1.1, whole genome shotgun sequence:
- the LOC125227060 gene encoding uncharacterized protein LOC125227060, whose protein sequence is MPTLDNFHSFLKGRADVLETVQRNKQDKSFKRQTDAPVLPQRPKPSLPSVKTFMAQTSEPSGSKPLQCVSCGGEHRIFDCASFKAKSSEDRLAQANTLKLCHNCLRLGHDVRRCRLPGSCRSCKQRHNTLLHQETGPSEDAIQVNLSKLNLPTPSKGLLATALVNLVNPTTKKVVTARCFLDNGCESSFITQDIKQRLGLTSITPNDLTQNLEGVCDIEVRIKVDRCILEIQSLRSSFSAILTCTVLPQITKPIPKVSYDVSHLNLAPFELADPNFNQSSPIDILVGSDLFWDILGSQQQSLGDGNPKLRSSKLGWIVVGPNQQFIQSNSTIRCNLARTSDLHDELAKFWELESLPHKKQALTEQERLCEQSFIATTERSDDGRFIVKLPLKDGPDCLGDSYTAAKKRFLHLERRFRKQPEVKERYSKFIHEYEELGHLSPSTIPRPPNAFFLPHHPVIKEKVSLLNCGLSLTRLRALPLDSL, encoded by the coding sequence ATGCCTACGCTGGATAACTTCCATTCTTTCCTAAAAGGTCGTGCAGATGTCCTTGAAACCGTTCAGCGGAATAAACAGGACAAGTCATTTAAGCGTCAAACGGACGCGCCTGTTTTACCGCAGCGGCCTAAACCTAGTCTGCCTAGCGTTAAAACCTTCATGGCTCAAACCAGTGAACCCTCAGGTTCCAAGCCACTTCAATGCGTGAGTTGTGGCGGCGAACATCGTATTTTTGACTGTGCGTCTTTCAAGGCCAAATCGTCTGAGGACAGACTCGCTCAGGCAAATACTCTAAAATTATGTCACAACTGTCTTAGACTAGGGCATGATGTTCGACGCTGCAGGTTGCCAGGCAGCTGTCGTTCATGTAAGCAGCGTCACAACACACTTTTGCATCAAGAAACTGGGCCTAGTGAAGATGCTATTCAAGTCAACCTTTCAAAGTTGAATCTGCCAACCCCGTCTAAGGGTCTACTTGCAACAGCTTTGGTCAACTTGGTAAACCCGACAACAAAGAAGGTAGTTACCGCGCGTTGCTTTCTTGACAACGGCTGTGAGTCGTCGTTCATCACTCAAGACATCAAACAACGGTTAGGCTTGACGTCTATTACACCTAACGATCTTACTCAGAACCTAGAGGGTGTATGTGACATTGAAGTTCGTATCAAGGTCGATCGTTGTATTCTAGAAATTCAGTCTCTTCGAAGTTCCTTCAGTGCCATCTTGACGTGCACAGTCTTGCCACAGATAACCAAACCTATACCAAAGGTCAGCTATGACGTCAGCCATCTCAACCTAGCTCCCTTCGAACTTGCAGATCCTAACTTTAACCAATCGTCCCCAATCGACATTCTCGTAGGTTCTGACCTCTTTTGGGACATATTAGGATCTCAGCAACAATCTTTAGGTGATGGCAATCCTAAATTACGGAGCTCTAAATTAGGATGGATAGTAGTAGGACCCAACCAACAATTCATTCAATCTAATTCCACGATTCGTTGCAACCTTGCTCGCACAAGCGACCTTCATGACGAACTCGCTAAATTTTGGGAATTAGAGAGCCTACCGCATAAAAAACAAGCTTTAACCGAGCAGGAGCGTTTGTGCGAACAAAGTTTCATCGCTACTACCGAACGTTCAGATGACGGGCGCTTTATTGTCAAACTTCCCCTAAAGGACGGGCCCGACTGCTTGGGTGACTCATACACAGCAGCCAAGAAGCGATTTCTTCACCTAGAACGTCGTTTTAGGAAGCAGCCAGAAGTCAAGGAACGTTATTCCAAGTTCATTCACGAATATGAGGAACTTGGCCATCTTTCTCCTTCGACCATTCCGAGGCCTCCCAATGCGTTCTTTTTGCCCCACCATCCTGTCATCAAGGAAAAAGTGAGTCTACTAAATTGCGGGTTGTCTTTGACGCGTCTGCGCGCACTTCCTCTGGACTCTCTGTAA
- the LOC125227062 gene encoding uncharacterized protein LOC125227062: MYRQVLVHESQRDLQLILWRDDESQPLRTLRLNTVTYGFASASFLSTRCIWQIGEECQDPLAKTIIQKDFYVDDLLTGHDDEEQLRFIQKSVSQSLAAGCFPLRKYRSNLPSILAAEVNNTEGNLMLSSSTDTLGLNWDPSVDILRFSIEMNPVETLTKRSILSSTFKIFDPLGLVSPCTIIPKLIIQSLWSLGLNWDDPAPQDIQTTWQKFADNIKSISELSIPRRVLIDNYVTVEMHVFCDASQKAYGSAVYLRSLDAEGRVLVRLLCAKSRVAPIKPVSIPRLELCGALLAAQLSVSVTGALRCQISRHVYWTDSSVVLSWLNTSSNKLKTFVANRVSEIGELTDVTAWRHVPTLENPADLLSRGVEPNRIASCSAWWQGPTFLQGSEESWPSLNSTPKQDPQELPELKVNTVTITEPFIPFSNFSKLRRLQRAFAFVYRFINNCRDPNNKLSGPLQVSELNKSFDALVKFSQNESFGNDIKLLENKQTLNRRSNILSLDPFLDTQGILRVGGRLAGASVYTFDKRHPIILHANHHFTKLLFQQEHQLLFHAPPQLLLGAIKDRIWPIGGRNLARRTYHICFICRRFRGKTLTNKMGNLPAERVTPDYPFYTTGTDFAGPFLITDRKGRGCRITKAYLCIFICFRYKCIHLEAVSQLSKDAFTLCLQRFISRRGKPKQIFCDNGRNFVATAREINEFLKLNTDGIVDFAADKGIEFRFSPAYAPNFGGLWEAGVKSAKFHLNRVLGNAHLTFEELSSLFSQIEAILNSRPLCPLSSSPQDFAPLTPGHFLIGRPLTALPSPCLLDSNTNRLDRFQRLEQIRQHFWKRWSSEYVPELQQRTKWKLRCRDLKPDDLVLLKEDLTPPLNWRLGRINLPRH; encoded by the coding sequence ATGTACCGCCAAGTCTTGGTTCACGAGTCTCAACGCGATTTGCAGCTCATACTATGGCGTGATGACGAGTCTCAGCCTTTGCGGACTCTAAGACTTAATACAGTCACGTATGGGTTCGCTAGCGCTAGCTTCCTCAGCACTCGTTGCATCTGGCAGATTGGTGAAGAGTGTCAAGATCCTCTAGCCAAAACGATTATCCAGAAAGACTTCTACGTCGATGATCTTTTGACTGGACATGATGATGAAGAGCAACTTCGCTTTATTCAGAAGTCTGTCTCTCAAAGCTTAGCCGCAGGATGCTTTCCTTTAAGAAAGTATAGGTCTAATCTACCTTCTATACTCGCTGCGGAAGTCAACAATACCGAGGGCAATCTGATGCTCAGTTCTTCCACTGACACCCTTGGTCTTAACTGGGATCCATCAGTGGACATCCTACGTTTCTCCATTGAAATGAACCCAGTCGAAACTCTAACCAAGCGGAGTATACTTTCATCAACGTTTAAAATATTTGACCCGCTTGGTCTAGTCTCTCCTTGCACAATCATACCCAAACTTATCATTCAAAGTTTGTGGTCCTTGGGGCTAAATTGGGATGATCCTGCTCCTCAAGACATACAAACTACTTGGCAGAAGTTTGCTGACAATATCAAGAGCATCTCCGAGCTGTCGATCCCTAGGCGAGTATTGATTGACAACTATGTAACGGTAGAAATGCACGTCTTCTGCGACGCCTCTCAAAAGGCGTATGGATCAGCTGTTTACCTGCGATCTCTAGACGCTGAAGGTCGAGTCTTAGTGCGTCTTTTATGCGCTAAGAGCCGAGTTGCTCCAATAAAACCAGTGAGTATCCCGCGTCTAGAATTATGCGGCGCCCTTCTTGCAGCTCAATTGAGTGTCTCAGTGACTGGTGCCCTCCGTTGTCAAATATCGCGTCATGTCTATTGGACTGACTCTAGCGTCGTGTTATCGTGGCTAAACACAAGCTCaaacaaattaaaaacattTGTGGCTAACAGGGTTAGCGAGATAGGAGAACTAACTGATGTGACTGCTTGGCGCCACGTTCCTACTTTGGAAAACCCAGCAGATCTGCTATCTCGCGGCGTTGAACCAAACCGCATTGCCAGCTGCTCCGCTTGGTGGCAAGGACCTACTTTCTTGCAAGGCTCCGAAGAATCCTGGCCTTCGCTGAACTCCACCCCCAAGCAGGATCCGCAAGAGCTGCCAGAATTGAAGGTGAATACCGTCACAATCACGGAACCTTTCATTCCCTTCTCCAACTTTTCGAAACTGCGTCGATTGCAGAGAGCCTTCGCGTTCGTCTACAGGTTTATTAACAATTGCCGAGACCCTAACAACAAACTATCCGGTCCGCTCCAAGTTAGTGAACTAAACAAATCATTTGACGCTCTAGTCAAGTTCTCTCAAAATGAGTCTTTTGGTAATGACATAAAGCTATTAGAGAATAAACAAACCCTTAATCGACGATCAAATATTCTCTCTCTCGATCCCTTCCTTGATACTCAAGGTATCCTTAGAGTTGGTGGCCGCTTGGCAGGTGCTTCGGTGTACACCTTCGATAAAAGGCACCCTATAATTTTGCACGCGAACCACCACTTTACTAAGCTGCTCTTTCAACAAGAGCATCAGCTATTATTTCACGCTCCGCCACAGTTATTGCTAGGTGCCATAAAGGATCGCATATGGCCTATAGGCGGAAGAAACTTAGCTAGGCGTACTTATCACATTTGCTTCATTTGTAGGCGTTTTAGAGGTAAGACTCTTACCAATAAAATGGGCAATCTACCCGCTGAGAGAGTTACTCCCGACTACCCATTTTACACAACTGGCACTGACTTTGCTGGTCCATTCTTAATTACCGATCGTAAAGGCCGAGGATGCAGGATAACCAAAGcatatctttgtattttcaTCTGCTTCCGTTATAAGTGCATCCATCTTGAAGCAGTGAGTCAACTTTCAAAAGACGCGTTCACTCTATGCCTCCAAAGGTTTATTTCCCGTCGCGGCAAACCTAAACAAATCTTCTGCGACAATGGTAGAAATTTCGTTGCAACCGCTAGAGAAATCAACGAATTTCTAAAACTTAATACGGATGGTATTGTCGATTTTGCGGCCGATAAGGGCATTGAATTTCGCTTCTCTCCAGCATACGCTCCTAACTTCGGTGGGCTGTGGGAGGCCGGTGTTAAATCGGCTAAATTTCATTTGAACAGGGTTTTAGGCAACGCCCACCTAACGTTCGAAGAACTATCTTCCTTGTTCAGTCAGATCGAAGCCATCCTTAACAGCCGTCCCCTTTGTCCTTTGAGCTCATCACCCCAAGATTTCGCTCCTCTCACCCCGGGACACTTTTTGATAGGTAGGCCACTCACCGCGTTACCTTCGCCGTGCCTACTAGACTCCAACACAAATCGCCTCGACAGATTCCAGCGTCTCGAACAGATACGGCAACATTTTTGGAAACGCTGGAGCTCTGAATACGTCCCTGAACTGCAGCAGCGCACGAAGTGGAAGCTCAGGTGTAGGGACCTCAAACCAGACGACCTTGTCCTGCTAAAGGAAGATCTCACGCCTCCACTCAACTGGCGTCTCGGCAGGATCAATCTTCCCAGGCACTGA